The following coding sequences lie in one Thalassoglobus polymorphus genomic window:
- a CDS encoding PEP-CTERM sorting domain-containing protein, whose translation MKSPALYCLLLFAFASPPVDAGIISDLSDGTHLWTSTLVPGIPNYDSLLEMTDTFTASGTISFDYEFKHFVPIAGHEFWAKSGAGNISIGSSADLVAYTFDNPLTLPNSDHTAAGNIVGLSVLAGDTFSFLANTLSSQHSLDPTVTLEITNFTFTEASSGGSAVPEPSSLTLLTMGAIALGVCSHRRRKQTGQTKEA comes from the coding sequence ATGAAGTCCCCTGCTTTATACTGTCTGTTACTCTTCGCCTTCGCTTCTCCTCCCGTTGATGCCGGGATCATCTCAGACCTGTCTGACGGTACTCACCTCTGGACATCAACCCTGGTTCCTGGAATTCCGAACTACGATTCACTGCTTGAGATGACCGACACGTTTACTGCGAGTGGGACAATCAGTTTCGACTATGAATTCAAGCATTTCGTGCCCATAGCTGGCCATGAATTTTGGGCAAAGAGCGGGGCGGGAAACATCAGTATCGGTTCTTCTGCCGATTTGGTTGCCTATACCTTCGACAATCCTCTGACGCTCCCTAACTCCGACCATACTGCAGCAGGAAACATTGTTGGCTTGAGTGTTTTGGCCGGAGATACCTTTAGCTTTCTAGCGAACACACTCTCTTCGCAACATTCACTTGATCCTACTGTGACACTTGAAATTACGAATTTCACGTTTACTGAAGCATCCTCAGGAGGCTCCGCAGTCCCGGAACCGTCGTCACTCACTTTGTTGACGATGGGAGCGATTGCACTCGGCGTTTGTAGTCATCGTCGCCGTAAACAAACAGGACAAACCAAGGAAGCTTAG